The Aedes aegypti strain LVP_AGWG chromosome 3, AaegL5.0 Primary Assembly, whole genome shotgun sequence genome contains a region encoding:
- the LOC5573583 gene encoding neural/ectodermal development factor IMP-L2 isoform X2 translates to MMNLKILYLLAMAAMLAPQINGRAVDLDQDNSLSASSSSSVPRMSRPNFVKITSPPPVQITQVRGSTIELECEVMGSPTPTVQWVHGSGQTADWDDATMNIISESSPTTMARVVSRLVLDHSSHASESTYTCIGRSGGQMALASTTVYHVEAARANFTDLMKPAHHLFMHLKPARVTLHFRALFEYMGSTVILPCKTVGRPLPEVTWKNEEGNAIGSMQDPRFHTLPTGELVINDLRWSDMGSYTCVAKNAISKDEAETFLYPIRPN, encoded by the exons ATGATGAATCTCAAAATACTGTACCTGCTGGCCATGGCGGCCATGCTAGCGCCTCAGATCAACGGGCGTGCGGTAGACCTTGATCAGGATAACTCACTGTCAGCATCATCGTCCTCTTCGGTGCCCCGCATGTCCCGACccaatttcgtgaaaatcaccTCACCCCCTCCAGTGCAAATCACCCAAGTCCGTGGCAGTACCATTGAGCTCGAGTGCGAAGTCATGGGATCGCCAACTCCTACCGTACAGTGGGTTCACGGCAGTGGTCAAACGGCAGAT TGGGACGATGCCACCATGAACATCATTAGCGAAAGCAGTCCTACGACAATGGCTCGTGTAGTGTCGCGATTAGTATTGGATCATTCGTCACATGCCTCTGAAAGTACCTACACCTGTATCGGACGATCAGGAGGTCAAATGGCTCTTGCTTCGACCACTGTCTATCACGTTGAAGCCGCCAGGGCCAACTTCACGGACTTAATGAAACCAGCCCATCATCTTTTCATGCATCTGAAACCCGCTCGTGTCACGCTCCACTTCAGGGCGTTATTCGAGTACATGGGATCAACCGTCATCCTACCCTGCAAAACTGTGGGTCGCCCTCTACCGGAAGTCACTTGGAAAAACGAAGAAGGTAATGCTATCGGAAGCATGCAAGATCCCCGTTTCCATACGCTCCCCACCGGAGAATTGGTCATCAACGATCTCCGATGGTCCGACATGGGCTCGTACACCTGCGTTGCCAAGAACGCCATTTCCAAAGATGAAGCGGAAACCTTCCTCTATCCTATTCGTCCCAACTAA
- the LOC5573583 gene encoding neural/ectodermal development factor IMP-L2 isoform X1, translating into MGMMNLKILYLLAMAAMLAPQINGRAVDLDQDNSLSASSSSSVPRMSRPNFVKITSPPPVQITQVRGSTIELECEVMGSPTPTVQWVHGSGQTADWDDATMNIISESSPTTMARVVSRLVLDHSSHASESTYTCIGRSGGQMALASTTVYHVEAARANFTDLMKPAHHLFMHLKPARVTLHFRALFEYMGSTVILPCKTVGRPLPEVTWKNEEGNAIGSMQDPRFHTLPTGELVINDLRWSDMGSYTCVAKNAISKDEAETFLYPIRPN; encoded by the exons GAATGATGAATCTCAAAATACTGTACCTGCTGGCCATGGCGGCCATGCTAGCGCCTCAGATCAACGGGCGTGCGGTAGACCTTGATCAGGATAACTCACTGTCAGCATCATCGTCCTCTTCGGTGCCCCGCATGTCCCGACccaatttcgtgaaaatcaccTCACCCCCTCCAGTGCAAATCACCCAAGTCCGTGGCAGTACCATTGAGCTCGAGTGCGAAGTCATGGGATCGCCAACTCCTACCGTACAGTGGGTTCACGGCAGTGGTCAAACGGCAGAT TGGGACGATGCCACCATGAACATCATTAGCGAAAGCAGTCCTACGACAATGGCTCGTGTAGTGTCGCGATTAGTATTGGATCATTCGTCACATGCCTCTGAAAGTACCTACACCTGTATCGGACGATCAGGAGGTCAAATGGCTCTTGCTTCGACCACTGTCTATCACGTTGAAGCCGCCAGGGCCAACTTCACGGACTTAATGAAACCAGCCCATCATCTTTTCATGCATCTGAAACCCGCTCGTGTCACGCTCCACTTCAGGGCGTTATTCGAGTACATGGGATCAACCGTCATCCTACCCTGCAAAACTGTGGGTCGCCCTCTACCGGAAGTCACTTGGAAAAACGAAGAAGGTAATGCTATCGGAAGCATGCAAGATCCCCGTTTCCATACGCTCCCCACCGGAGAATTGGTCATCAACGATCTCCGATGGTCCGACATGGGCTCGTACACCTGCGTTGCCAAGAACGCCATTTCCAAAGATGAAGCGGAAACCTTCCTCTATCCTATTCGTCCCAACTAA